One Coffea arabica cultivar ET-39 chromosome 5c, Coffea Arabica ET-39 HiFi, whole genome shotgun sequence DNA window includes the following coding sequences:
- the LOC113689065 gene encoding uncharacterized protein: MNFPVKVRPGMKREYAFLMREKKLSPVDDDIGGENGNRRVTRSQKGGGKNFHGWIKFEDSEEKEDTKSDVIDVRSDEDDEVTIISRKPKDKRRAKSVKVDFLDYDDVNVNCHNGVSFDRNSASLKDLLETGLLEGLPVHYVCGSMGENKAGEAGLRGEIRGCGITCFCDACKGSRVLSPDRFELHARSGKNCAADNIYLRNGKSLRDILNACKEDASSDDSLAVRVLKAIAFSQAKANNLCDSLRESEDQTTQSTDRVGSRPTLPASSKNSSAKCPRKKVEGKLTKKDLRLHKVVFESNLLADGTPLGYYSKGKKVLSGYKSGSGIFCYCCNKVVSPSTFEAHAGYAARRKPYHEIYTSDGVSLHEWALAIKRNLHSSVNQSDDICSVCEGVGELLCCDLCPRAFHHGCVDLPRVPEGTWYCRCCVNMLKNENFVEHNANAVAAGRVAGIDPVEEVRKRCVRIIGASETDVGGCVICRVHDYNESDFGPRTVIICDQCEREYHVGCLKDHGMDDLQELPSGNWFCSRVCSSIYSALQQLVSSREQKLPDSLLSTMKKKHEDDADLNVSWRLLQGKMASEESRKWLSDAVSVFHERFDPIGDPSKSNTDLIPSLIYGKSNRDQDYGGMFCAVLTVNSIVVSAGIFRIFGQDVAEIPLVATTSSCQGKGYFQSLFCCIENLLASVNVTDLVLPAAHEAESMWKNKFGFRKISPERLKQYRRDHQLMTFLGTSVLHRRVSKLEL; this comes from the coding sequence ATGAATTTTCCTGTCAAGGTTCGGCCTGGAATGAAGAGGGAATATGCTTTTCTGATGAGGGAAAAAAAGCTTTCCCCTGTTGATGATGACATAGGAGGGGAGAACGGGAACAGGAGAGTTACCAGGTCTCAGAAAGGTGGCGGTAAGAACTTTCATGGCTGGATTAAATTCGAGGATTCTGAAGAAAAAGAGGATACAAAGAGTGATGTGATAGATGTACGTAGTGATGAGGATGATGAGGTAACGATAATATCACGGAAACCAAAGGATAAGAGAAGAGCGAAAAGTGTGAAGGTGGATTTCTTGGATTATGATGATGTTAATGTTAATTGCCATAATGGGGTTTCTTTTGATCGAAATTCGGCAAGTTTGAAGGATCTTCTTGAGACGGGTTTGCTAGAGGGCTTACCTGTGCATTATGTTTGTGGATCAATGGGTGAAAATAAGGCAGGGGAAGCAGGGCTCCGAGGAGAAATTCGAGGGTGTGGGATAACTTGTTTCTGTGATGCATGTAAAGGGAGTCGAGTTTTGTCGCCTGATCGGTTTGAGTTGCACGCAAGAAGTGGAAAGAATTGTGCTGCTGATAATATTTATTTGCGGAATGGGAAATCCCTTCGCGATATCTTGAATGCTTGCAAGGAGGATGCTTCTTCTGATGACTCATTGGCAGTTCGAGTCCTGAAAGCTATTGCTTTTTCACAGGCAAAAGCTAATAACTTGTGTGATTCTTTGAGGGAGTCTGAAGATCAGACTACTCAGTCAACTGATCGCGTTGGTTCTAGGCCCACGTTACCTGCCTCCAGCAAGAACTCGTCTGCTAAATGTCCTAGGAAAAAGGTTGAAGGAAAGCTGACCAAGAAAGATCTTAGATTGCACAAAGTGGTTTTTGAGTCGAATTTGCTTGCTGATGGAACTCCATTAGGCTATTATTCAAAGGGCAAGAAAGTGCTTTCGGGCTATAAATCTGGTTCTGGGATCTTCTGCTACTGTTGCAATAAAGTAGTTAGTCCCTCAACGTTTGAGGCTCATGCTGGTTATGCTGCTCGGCGCAAGCCTTACCACGAGATATATACATCAGATGGAGTATCCCTTCACGAGTGGGCTTTagcaataaaaagaaatttgcattcGTCTGTAAATCAAAGTGATGATATCTGTTCAGTTTGTGAAGGTGTGGGGGAGCTCTTGTGTTGTGATTTGTGCCCCAGAGCTTTTCACCACGGGTGTGTTGATCTTCCAAGAGTTCCTGAGGGCACTTGGTATTGTAGATGTTGTGTGAATATGCTTAAAAATGAGAACTTTGTGGAGCACAATGCAAATGCTGTAGCTGCTGGAAGGGTTGCTGGAATTGATCCTGTGGAAGAAGTAAGAAAACGATGTGTTCGCATAATTGGTGCTTCAGAAACTGATGTTGGTGGATGTGTCATTTGCAGGGTTCATGACTACAATGAATCTGATTTTGGACCTCGCACAGTTATTATTTGTGATCAGTGTGAAAGGGAGTATCATGTTGGGTGTTTGAAAGACCACGGGATGGATGACTTGCAAGAATTGCCAAGTGGGAACTGGTTCTGCAGCAGAGTATGCAGCAGCATTTACTCTGCCCTTCAGCAACTTGTAAGCAGCCGGGAACAAAAGCTTCCAGATTCTCTGCTAAGCACAATGAAAAAGAAGCATGAAGATGATGCTGATCTGAATGTCTCATGGAGACTTCTCCAGGGGAAAATGGCTTCCGAAGAAAGTAGGAAATGGTTGTCTGATGCTGTTTCTGTTTTCCATGAGCGTTTTGACCCCATTGGCGATCCAAGCAAAAGCAACACTGATCTTATTCCTTCGTTGATCTATGGAAAATCCAATAGAGATCAAGATTATGGAGGAATGTTTTGCGCCGTCTTGACAGTAAACTCAATAGTGGTGTCTGCTGGAATTTTCCGAATATTTGGCCAGGATGTGGCTGAAATCCCACTGGTTGCTACGACTAGTAGTTGTCAAGGCAAAGGATATTTCCAGTCATTGTTCTGTTGCATTGAAAACCTCCTGGCATCTGTCAATGTGACAGACCTGGTGCTTCCGGCTGCACATGAAGCAGAATCAATGTGGAAGAATAAGTTTGGATTCCGAAAGATAAGCCCTGAACGATTGAAGCAATACAGAAGAGATCATCAACTGATGACATTTTTAGGGACATCTGTTCTACACAGGAGAGTATCCAAGCTTGAATTGTGA